A genome region from Nitrosopumilus oxyclinae includes the following:
- a CDS encoding CDC48 family AAA ATPase: MARKEEPLQMRIGEAKQRDVGKKRARIGPEAMDFLKVTPGDIVEVMGSRSSCAVVWPVDEDEKLPDIIRVDGQTRKNVGASLNDFVKIRKVTSKFAKTVSLTPLNDTVTVDKEFTDFVKNRLKGLPITHGDEISVMILGNSIDFKISKTSPKGVVKIDRTTNLSISTETSVDRKVRVTYEEVGGLRREVKAMREIVELPLKHPELFVRLGIEPHSGILLYGPPGCGKTLLAKVMASESEANMFPINGPEIMNKYYGETEAKLRDIFKEAKDNSPSIIFIDEIDAIAPKREEAYGDVEKRVVAQLLALMDGLNDRGNVIVLGATNRPDSVDPALRRPGRFDREFEISVPNEDERFEILEIHTRSMPISDDVDLKDLSSELHGYTGADIKSLCREAALKSIRRYLPEIDLETEKIPSEVLQSMQIKLIDFYDAMHEVVPTAMREFYVERPKVWWQDVGGLDDIKKSLTDNLIMAMKEPSKFTKMGIKPPKGALIYGPPGCGKTLLARALATETGANMILVRGPEILSKWLGESEKAVREIFRKAKSSSPCVVIFDELDSIARFKSGEGGTGETILSQLLTEIEEGSSSRVVVIGITNRPDVLDNSLLRTGRLDLVLYVSPPDEKGRLEIIKILTRKMPLANDVKLQEIAVATQNYSGADLAALCREAAVEAMRNNSPKISSHDFANSLKQIRPSITKEVDQWYNTVKESISNVVPKSGDKSFYG; this comes from the coding sequence TTGGCACGCAAAGAAGAACCTTTGCAGATGAGGATTGGAGAAGCAAAACAACGAGACGTAGGAAAGAAACGTGCTCGAATTGGTCCTGAAGCTATGGATTTTCTCAAAGTAACACCAGGAGATATTGTCGAGGTGATGGGTTCAAGATCCAGTTGTGCTGTTGTCTGGCCAGTAGATGAAGACGAGAAACTACCAGATATTATCAGAGTGGATGGACAAACAAGAAAAAATGTTGGTGCATCATTAAATGACTTTGTAAAAATTAGAAAAGTAACATCAAAGTTTGCAAAAACAGTTTCATTGACACCATTAAATGATACAGTTACAGTTGACAAAGAGTTTACAGACTTTGTAAAAAATAGATTGAAAGGATTGCCAATTACTCATGGAGATGAAATCTCAGTTATGATTTTAGGAAACTCTATTGATTTTAAAATTTCAAAGACATCTCCAAAAGGGGTAGTAAAGATAGACCGTACTACAAACCTTAGCATATCAACTGAGACATCAGTGGATAGAAAAGTCAGAGTAACATACGAAGAGGTAGGAGGTTTAAGACGTGAAGTAAAAGCAATGCGAGAAATTGTGGAACTTCCATTAAAACATCCAGAATTATTTGTACGATTAGGAATTGAGCCACATAGCGGAATTTTACTTTATGGACCACCAGGTTGTGGAAAAACACTACTTGCAAAAGTTATGGCAAGTGAATCAGAGGCAAACATGTTTCCAATTAACGGTCCAGAAATAATGAACAAGTATTATGGAGAGACAGAAGCAAAACTAAGAGATATTTTCAAAGAAGCAAAAGACAATTCACCAAGCATAATTTTCATAGATGAAATTGATGCCATTGCACCAAAAAGAGAGGAAGCATACGGAGATGTAGAAAAAAGAGTTGTTGCACAACTATTGGCATTAATGGATGGTCTCAATGATAGAGGAAATGTAATTGTTTTAGGAGCTACAAACAGACCAGATAGTGTAGATCCCGCCCTTAGAAGACCAGGTAGATTTGACAGAGAGTTTGAGATTTCAGTCCCAAATGAGGATGAGAGATTTGAGATTCTTGAAATTCACACAAGATCAATGCCAATTAGTGATGATGTTGATCTCAAAGATCTGTCATCAGAATTGCACGGGTATACTGGAGCTGATATCAAATCACTATGTAGAGAAGCCGCACTAAAATCAATCAGAAGATATCTTCCAGAAATAGATCTTGAGACTGAAAAAATTCCGTCTGAAGTACTACAATCAATGCAGATTAAACTAATTGATTTTTACGATGCAATGCATGAAGTTGTCCCTACAGCAATGAGAGAATTCTACGTCGAGAGACCAAAAGTATGGTGGCAAGACGTTGGAGGATTAGATGATATTAAAAAATCACTTACAGATAATCTCATAATGGCCATGAAAGAGCCCAGTAAATTTACAAAGATGGGGATAAAGCCACCAAAAGGTGCTTTAATTTATGGCCCACCAGGTTGTGGAAAAACACTGCTTGCAAGAGCTTTAGCTACTGAGACTGGAGCCAATATGATCTTGGTTAGAGGTCCTGAAATCCTCTCCAAATGGCTAGGAGAGTCTGAAAAAGCAGTAAGAGAAATTTTTAGAAAAGCCAAATCATCATCACCATGTGTAGTAATATTTGATGAACTAGATTCCATTGCACGCTTCAAGTCAGGGGAAGGTGGAACTGGTGAAACAATTCTAAGTCAACTACTAACAGAAATTGAAGAAGGTAGCTCATCAAGAGTGGTAGTTATTGGAATTACAAATCGTCCAGATGTTTTAGATAACTCGTTACTTAGAACAGGAAGATTAGATTTGGTGCTTTATGTATCTCCACCAGATGAAAAAGGAAGATTAGAGATTATCAAAATTTTAACAAGAAAAATGCCATTGGCAAACGATGTAAAATTGCAAGAGATTGCAGTAGCTACTCAAAATTATTCAGGTGCAGATTTGGCAGCATTATGCAGAGAAGCAGCAGTTGAAGCAATGAGAAATAACTCACCAAAGATTTCAAGTCATGACTTTGCAAATAGTTTAAAGCAAATTAGACCATCAATCACAAAAGAGGTAGACCAATGGTACAACACTGTAAAGGAAAGTATATCTAACGTGGTACCAAAGTCAGGGGATAAATCATTCTACGGATAA